Proteins co-encoded in one Cynocephalus volans isolate mCynVol1 chromosome 11, mCynVol1.pri, whole genome shotgun sequence genomic window:
- the LOC134390302 gene encoding putative serine protease 46 yields MACGPGGLQGHLTSPFSSAGLENQPYIEGSWFRGCGQTNMSCKMVQGKLVEVGKWPWQVNILFLGMYICSGSLIHRQWVLTAAHCLQRSKDPQMYSVMVGVHHLPENGTQLPLTRIVIHEDFSNLMSQDIALLQLRDPVSWSPLVQPVCLPTIKLKPPVGTMCWVIGWGLTKKQVTPKTPYSLQEVAARIVNNDICNKRYRFLLKNQKLIGNDMLCASSEWGLDTCKANSGSSLVCQVNKTWIQMGVVSWGFGCGRRQYPTIYTSTSYFTQWIKTRVADVRFISRADPAFLSPVFLTAYILLVSLGSLWLL; encoded by the exons ATGGCATGTGGGCCGGGGGGTCTCCAGGGCCATCTCacatctccattttcttctgccGGACTTGAGAATCAGCCCTATATTGAAG GGTCTTGGTTCCGGGGCTGTGGTCAGACCAATATGTCTTGTAAGATGGTGCAGGGGAAGCTGGTGGAGGTAGGCAAGTGGCCATGGCAGGTGAACATCTTGTTCCTGGGCATGTACATCTGCAGTGGCTCCCTCATCCACCGCCAGTGGGTCCTCACAGCCGCGCACTGCTTACAGAG ATCCAAGGATCCCCAAATGTACTCTGTGATGGTGGGAGTCCATCACCTCCCAGAAAACGGCACTCAGCTCCCCCTCACTCGCATCGTGATTCATGAGGATTTCAGCAATCTCATGTCCCAGGACATTGCCCTCCTGCAGCTCAGGGACCCCGTCTCCTGGTCCCCCCTTGTTCAGCCGGTCTGCCTTCCCACCATCAAATTGAAGCCACCCGTCGGAACCATGTGCTGGGTGATCGGGTGGGGACTTACAAAGAAGCAAG tGACCCCAAAGACCCCTTACAGCCTTCAGGAGGTGGCTGCCAGGATTGTAAACAATGATATCTGCAATAAACGGTACCGATTCCTCTTGAAGAACCAGAAGTTAATTGGGAATGACATGCTGTGTGCCAGCTCAGAGTGGGGTTTGGACACTTGTAAG GCTAACTCTGGCAGTTCCCTTGTCTGCCAAGTGAACAAGACCTGGATTCAGATGGGAGTGGTGAGCTGGGGCTTTGGCTGTGGCCGGCGCCAGTACCCGACCATCTACACCAGCACCTCTTACTTCACCCAGTGGATCAAGACACGGGTTGCAGACGTGAGGTTCATCAGTAGGGCTGACCCTGCCTTCCTGAGCCCAGTCTTCCTCACTGCCTACATTCTGCTAGTCTCCTTGGGCTCTCTGTGGCTCCTGTGA